A single Dunckerocampus dactyliophorus isolate RoL2022-P2 chromosome 2, RoL_Ddac_1.1, whole genome shotgun sequence DNA region contains:
- the cavin4a gene encoding caveolae-associated protein 4a, which translates to MDQVKYGVQEKLEIVGMEDEDGNPISALSILSLLERVAGIIDNVQAGQRRMEERQLELDDNIKSVQGDVLKLAKDHADASGSIDKLLQKTRKVSANVKDVRARVDKQNVRVKKVESAQDQLLTRNKFRVVIYQGDAEVPSVAITKAPKVAGLEALELEADAYDVPADLSSDEEYLSMEEADPSRAARFKKSMVKSSETLKAAFSKENMSKTKDHLGTKFHHLGEKVMPPERREKMHQAGERLKQSGERLKENIAKKAPAKDTFRIKTKKERAVAEGQEGGQEGAQPPGVAYTEVVSNTKKEGQVKDAKVEDN; encoded by the exons ATGGATCAGGTCAAGTACGGCGTCCAGGAAAAGCTGGAGATTGTTGGGATGGAGGACGAGGACGGGAACCCCATCAGCGCTCTGAGCATCCTGTCACTGCTGGAGCGCGTGGCCGGCATCATTGATAACGTGCAGGCAGGCCAGCGCCGCATGGAGGAGCGGCAGCTGGAGCTAGACGACAACATCAAAAGTGTTCAGGGGGACGTCCTCAAGCTGGCCAAGGACCATGCCGACGCCAGCGGCTCCATCGACAAACTCCTACAGAAGACGCGCAAGGTCAGCGCAAACGTCAAGgatgtgcgcgcgcgcgtggaCAAGCAGAACGTGCGTGTCAAGAAGGTGGAGAGCGCCCAGGACCAGCTACTCACTAGGAACAAGTTCAGAGTGGTCATCTACCAG GGGGATGCTGAGGTCCCGTCGGTGGCCATCACCAAGGCTCCAAAGGTGGCGGGCCTGGAGGCTCTGGAGCTGGAGGCCGATGCCTATGACGTTCCGGCCGACCTCTCCTCAGATGAGGAGTACCTGAGCATGGAGGAGGCGGACCCCTCTCGAGCAGCCCGCTTCAAGAAGTCCATGGTGAAGAGCAGTGAGACCCTCAAGGCCGCCTTCTCCAAGGAGAACATGAGCAAGACCAAAGACCACCTGGGCACAAAGTTCCACCACCTGGGAGAGAAGGTTATGCCCCCGGAGCGGCGCGAGAAGATGCACCAGGCTGGAGAGCGCCTCAAACAGAGCGGAGAACGTCTCAAGGAGAACATCGCCAAGAAGGCCCCCGCTAAGGACACCTTCCGTATCAAGACCAAGAAGGAGCGCGCCGTGGCCGAGGGCCAGGAAGGGGGTCAGGAGGGCGCCCAGCCCCCGGGGGTCGCCTACACCGAGGTGGTCTCCAACACCAAGAAGGAGGGGCAGGTGAAGGACGCCAAAGTAGAGGACAATTAA